One Spodoptera frugiperda isolate SF20-4 chromosome 30, AGI-APGP_CSIRO_Sfru_2.0, whole genome shotgun sequence genomic window carries:
- the LOC118270077 gene encoding uncharacterized protein LOC118270077: MLRHRAFVLLTVINFAIQISAEQTIYSDGWIPMSHNDIYEQIRRGAITTTDYPVYLPTKTRDDFNNNLNYKQRSITEKENENFKETAAMFMDPEPDTIKIDKLDQITVHTKENVRKAKKVWNPNVDTSVDSVLEFPDVDSKTDVSTEKTVDVITAATSNTYEVTEHIDTSPAEVDTTESAGYQYNPPTDENQNLTSTFYRILSKYNIKTEDKLPNYELSLQRKVQNPSRGTDRVLVPYRYNSLNHLPADPLLAVFLSNYGFYLPSLYGIKANYNNLYGYLASNNIHNNRPFGLYKVFSDTDSWN; this comes from the exons ATGCTGAGGCACCGGGCCTTCGTCTTACTTACT GTCATCAATTTCGCCATTCAAATATCAGCGGAACAAACAATATACTCCGATGGCTGGATTCCGATGTCACACAATGATATTTATGAACAAATAAGAAGAGGAGCAATAACAACAACTGACTATCCTGTTTACCTCCCTACAAAGACACGGGATGATTTTAATAACAACTTGAATTATAAACAGAGGTCAAttactgaaaaagaaaatgaaaattttaaagagACTGCTGCAATGTTTATGGATCCTGAACCAGATACCATTAAAATAGACAAACTCGATCAAATCACAGTTCACACTAAAGAAAATGTAAGGAAAGCTAAAAAGGTATGGAATCCCAATGTTGATACTAGTGTCGACAGTGTTTTGGAGTTTCCAGATGTTGATTCCAAGACCGATGTGTCAACAGAGAAGACCGTCGATGTTATAACAGCTGCAACATCAAATACTTACGAAGTGACTGAACATATTGATACATCGCCTGCCGAAGTAGACACAACAGAAAGCGCCGGCTACCAATATAATCCGCCCACTGACGAAAACCAAAATCTTACATCCACATTCTACCGAATCCTGTCCAAATACAATATCAAAACAGAGGATAAACTGCCAAACTATGAATTATCACTGCAGCGTAAAGTTCAAAATCCCTCACGAGGTACGGATAGGGTGCTTGTACCGTATAGATATAACAGTTTAAATCACTTGCCTGCAGACCCATTGCTCGCCGTTTTCCTATCCAACTATGGGTTCTATTTGCCAAGTTTGTATGGGATCAAagctaattacaataatttgtacGGTTATCTGGCCTCTAATAACATTCATAATAACAGACCCTTCGGTTTGTATAAAGTTTTCTCTGATACTGATTCATGGAATTAG